A genomic stretch from Terriglobus sp. RCC_193 includes:
- the sdhA gene encoding succinate dehydrogenase flavoprotein subunit — MATTPRIIVVGGGLAGLSAVMKIAEAGGKVDLFSIVPVKRSHSVCAQGGINAAKNLKGEGDNVDKHFDDTVYGGDFLANQTPVKNMTAQGPAIIDLLDRMGVPFNRTPEGLLDFRRFGGTLYHRTAFAGATTGQQLLYALDEQVRRYESEGKVTKYEGWEFLSAVIDSTGVCRGICAMDLRSMEVRTFPADAIIIATGGNGAIFGKSTNSVVCTGSAQSALYQQGAYYSNGEFIQVHPTAIPGEDKLRLMSESARGEGGRVWVPRKKGDPRPAKTIPEADRFYFLEEKYPKYGNLVPRDIATREIHKIVYEQDLGIDGQPMVYLDVSHIPREVLEKKIEGILEIYEKFVGEDPHEVPMKIFPGVHYTMGGLWVDFNQQTNIPGVYAAGEADYSIHGANRLGANSLLSCIYGGFVAGPQAMTYAKNLPAQTGDGGHAAEKVRQMEYNNILLSNQGTENPFKLWRELGDTMTRHATIVRYNAGLKEADAKIVELLDRYRNINLTDKSQWANTSFAFARQLFNMLQLARVIVQGAEKRDESRGAHYKPDFPDRNDEQFLKTTMAAYDAKADTPVITYEEVDTQWIKPRPRVYTSS; from the coding sequence ATGGCAACAACACCACGCATCATCGTCGTAGGCGGCGGTCTCGCCGGACTCTCCGCGGTCATGAAGATCGCCGAAGCCGGCGGCAAGGTCGACCTCTTCTCCATCGTTCCGGTCAAGCGCTCGCACTCCGTCTGCGCGCAGGGCGGCATCAACGCTGCCAAGAACCTCAAGGGCGAAGGCGACAACGTCGACAAGCACTTTGACGACACCGTCTACGGTGGCGACTTCCTCGCCAACCAGACACCCGTCAAGAACATGACGGCGCAGGGCCCGGCCATCATCGACCTGCTCGACCGCATGGGCGTGCCGTTCAACCGCACGCCCGAAGGCCTGCTGGACTTCCGTCGCTTCGGTGGCACGCTGTATCACCGCACCGCCTTCGCCGGAGCCACCACCGGCCAGCAGCTTCTCTACGCGCTGGACGAACAGGTGCGGCGTTACGAGTCCGAAGGCAAGGTCACCAAGTACGAAGGCTGGGAGTTCCTCTCCGCCGTCATCGACAGCACTGGCGTATGCCGTGGAATCTGTGCCATGGATCTGCGTTCGATGGAAGTCCGCACCTTCCCTGCCGACGCCATCATCATTGCCACCGGCGGCAACGGCGCCATCTTCGGCAAGTCCACCAACTCCGTCGTCTGCACCGGCTCCGCGCAGTCCGCGCTGTATCAGCAGGGCGCCTACTACTCCAACGGCGAATTCATCCAGGTGCACCCCACCGCCATCCCCGGTGAAGACAAGCTGCGCCTCATGTCCGAGTCCGCTCGCGGCGAAGGCGGCCGCGTCTGGGTGCCGCGCAAGAAGGGCGATCCGCGCCCGGCGAAGACCATCCCCGAGGCCGACCGCTTCTACTTCCTCGAAGAGAAGTATCCCAAGTACGGCAACCTTGTGCCGCGCGACATTGCAACGCGTGAGATTCACAAGATTGTCTACGAGCAGGACCTGGGCATTGACGGCCAGCCAATGGTCTACCTCGACGTCTCGCACATCCCGCGCGAAGTCCTCGAGAAGAAGATCGAAGGCATCCTCGAAATCTACGAGAAGTTCGTCGGCGAAGACCCGCACGAAGTTCCCATGAAGATCTTCCCCGGCGTCCACTACACCATGGGCGGCCTCTGGGTGGACTTCAACCAGCAGACCAACATTCCCGGCGTCTATGCCGCGGGTGAAGCGGACTACTCCATCCACGGTGCGAATCGTCTCGGTGCAAACTCGCTGCTCTCCTGCATCTACGGTGGCTTCGTCGCAGGCCCACAGGCCATGACCTACGCGAAGAACCTGCCCGCGCAAACCGGCGACGGCGGCCACGCTGCCGAGAAGGTTCGCCAGATGGAGTACAACAACATCCTTCTGAGCAACCAGGGCACGGAAAACCCGTTCAAGTTATGGCGCGAACTCGGCGACACTATGACGCGGCACGCTACCATCGTCCGTTACAACGCAGGCTTGAAAGAAGCCGACGCCAAGATCGTGGAATTGCTCGACCGTTATCGCAACATCAACCTGACGGACAAGAGCCAGTGGGCCAACACCAGCTTCGCCTTCGCGCGCCAGTTGTTCAACATGTTGCAGCTTGCACGAGTCATCGTGCAGGGCGCAGAGAAGCGCGACGAAAGCCGCGGCGCACACTACAAGCCGGACTTCCCGGATCGCAACGACGAACAGTTCCTGAAGACCACCATGGCCGCCTACGACGCAAAGGCAGACACACCGGTCATCACCTACGAAGAAGTCGACACGCAGTGGATCAAACCAAGACCACGCGTCTACACAAGTTCCTAG
- a CDS encoding non-canonical purine NTP pyrophosphatase: MILYVATSNAGKLRDFRTAATDTPGFDIQPLPGLADIPAPPEDEPTFEGNARIKAAYYSKFAPGHWVIADDSGLEVDALNGLPGVRSARYAADLNFPSTGLGIDADNNAALMHNLQDAQNRSGCYRCALALAMDGAVETVAFGKLEGNILTAPQGERGFGYDPLFFAPELNGTMAEASDEDRLRVSHRGRALRALLRQWRAC, translated from the coding sequence ATGATTCTGTACGTAGCCACATCCAACGCAGGCAAGCTTCGCGACTTCCGCACCGCCGCAACCGACACACCGGGCTTCGACATTCAGCCCCTGCCCGGCCTCGCGGACATCCCAGCGCCGCCCGAAGATGAACCCACCTTCGAAGGCAACGCCCGCATCAAGGCTGCGTACTATTCGAAGTTCGCACCGGGCCACTGGGTCATCGCCGACGACTCCGGCCTTGAAGTCGATGCGCTCAACGGCCTCCCCGGCGTCCGCTCCGCTCGTTACGCAGCCGACCTCAACTTCCCATCCACCGGCCTCGGCATCGACGCAGACAACAACGCTGCCTTAATGCACAACCTGCAAGATGCGCAGAACCGCTCCGGCTGCTACCGTTGCGCACTCGCACTTGCGATGGATGGCGCAGTAGAGACCGTCGCCTTCGGCAAACTTGAAGGCAACATCCTCACCGCACCGCAGGGCGAACGCGGCTTCGGCTACGACCCCCTCTTCTTCGCACCGGAACTCAACGGCACAATGGCCGAAGCCAGCGACGAAGACCGCCTCCGCGTCAGTCATCGCGGTCGCGCCCTGCGTGCCCTTCTGCGTCAGTGGCGAGCCTGCTGA
- the glgX gene encoding glycogen debranching protein GlgX: MSRTVLPGAPYPLGATPSLRGTNFALYSENATAVSVCFFDEEGNQTDCVALKERTAFVWHGLVKGIKPGQRYGYRVEGPWEPEKGLRFNSAKLLCDPYAKALTGEVDWKAPIFPYDVISGDDLKKDEQDSAAGVPKSVVVDPKFDWGDDCPPQTLLADSVIYEVNVRGFSKQNPMVEEKLRGTYAALATEASIRYFQMLGITAVELLPVHHFIDEGELIDRGLRDYWGYNTLSYFAPMSRYSSSGNAGQQVTEFKQMVKALHAAGIEVILDVVYNHTCEGNEKGPLLSMKGIDNTTYYRQVADNPRYYMDYTGTGNTLNVMHPQVLMLVMDSLRYWVTEMHVDGFRFDLAATLARELDSVSKLSSFFNVIHQDPVLQSVKLIAEPWDVGEGGYQVGNFPVLWAEWNGRYRDTVRRFWKGDEGLLSDFAYRITGSSDLYQQDGRRPYASINFITAHDGFTMTDLVSFNSKHNEANGDNNADGADNNDSWNMGAEGPTDDAGINELRERQVRNFLTTLVLSQGVPMLCGGDEVGRSQRGNNNGYCQDNEITWYDWKLDVPRKRLMEFTAKLIQLRKNHPNLRRRKFFQDRTIRGSVIRDIAWFNSNGEEFHEEDWGAGWQRSLAFMLNGKTLGVTDEDGVPIMDNSFLFMVNAAADGVEFTLPPPPGDTPWHQVLDTQNVDDPFAESDMSDKVILGGRSFRVFCDGRPKLQ, translated from the coding sequence ATGAGCCGAACAGTATTACCCGGTGCCCCTTATCCGCTGGGGGCAACACCATCGTTACGGGGCACAAATTTTGCGTTGTATTCAGAGAATGCAACAGCCGTATCCGTTTGTTTTTTTGACGAGGAAGGCAATCAGACTGACTGTGTTGCGCTGAAGGAACGCACAGCGTTTGTGTGGCATGGGCTGGTGAAAGGCATCAAGCCGGGGCAGCGGTATGGCTATCGTGTGGAAGGCCCGTGGGAGCCGGAGAAGGGCCTGCGCTTCAACTCCGCAAAGCTGTTATGCGATCCATATGCCAAGGCACTTACGGGTGAGGTGGATTGGAAGGCGCCCATCTTTCCGTATGACGTAATAAGCGGAGACGATCTTAAAAAGGATGAGCAGGATTCCGCGGCAGGTGTGCCGAAGTCAGTAGTGGTTGATCCGAAGTTCGATTGGGGCGATGATTGTCCGCCGCAGACATTGCTTGCAGATTCTGTGATCTATGAAGTGAATGTCCGCGGATTTTCCAAGCAGAATCCGATGGTGGAAGAGAAGCTTCGCGGAACGTATGCGGCGCTGGCGACAGAGGCGAGCATTCGCTACTTCCAGATGCTGGGTATCACCGCGGTGGAACTGCTGCCGGTGCATCACTTCATTGACGAAGGCGAGTTAATCGATCGTGGGTTGCGCGATTACTGGGGATACAACACGTTAAGTTACTTCGCGCCGATGAGTCGTTATAGCTCGTCTGGCAATGCAGGGCAGCAGGTAACTGAATTCAAGCAGATGGTGAAGGCGCTTCATGCTGCGGGCATTGAAGTGATTCTGGATGTGGTCTACAACCACACATGCGAGGGCAATGAGAAAGGTCCGTTGCTAAGCATGAAGGGCATTGATAACACCACGTATTACCGGCAGGTGGCGGATAATCCGCGGTACTACATGGACTACACCGGTACGGGTAACACGCTGAATGTGATGCATCCGCAGGTGTTGATGCTGGTAATGGATTCGCTGCGTTATTGGGTGACGGAGATGCATGTAGATGGTTTCCGTTTTGATCTTGCGGCGACACTGGCACGTGAGTTGGACAGCGTTTCAAAGCTGTCGAGTTTCTTCAACGTGATTCATCAGGACCCGGTGTTGCAAAGTGTGAAGCTGATTGCGGAACCGTGGGACGTTGGCGAAGGCGGCTACCAGGTTGGCAACTTCCCCGTGCTGTGGGCCGAGTGGAATGGTCGCTATCGCGATACGGTGCGCAGGTTCTGGAAGGGTGATGAGGGGTTGCTGTCAGACTTTGCCTACCGCATTACCGGGTCGAGCGATTTGTATCAACAGGACGGTCGTCGACCGTATGCGTCGATCAACTTTATAACGGCGCATGACGGCTTCACAATGACGGACCTTGTCAGTTTCAACAGCAAACATAACGAAGCGAATGGCGATAATAACGCCGACGGGGCAGACAACAACGATAGCTGGAACATGGGCGCGGAAGGGCCAACGGACGATGCAGGCATCAACGAACTGCGTGAACGGCAGGTGCGCAATTTTCTGACGACGCTGGTGCTGTCGCAGGGCGTGCCGATGCTCTGTGGCGGCGACGAGGTGGGACGCTCGCAGCGCGGCAATAACAACGGCTATTGCCAGGATAACGAGATTACCTGGTACGACTGGAAGCTGGATGTTCCACGGAAACGACTGATGGAGTTCACTGCGAAGCTGATTCAGTTGCGCAAGAACCATCCGAATCTTCGGCGCAGAAAGTTCTTTCAGGACCGCACGATTCGCGGCTCCGTTATCCGTGACATCGCGTGGTTTAACTCGAACGGCGAGGAGTTTCACGAAGAAGACTGGGGCGCTGGGTGGCAGCGTTCGCTGGCCTTCATGCTGAATGGCAAGACGCTCGGTGTTACCGATGAAGATGGTGTTCCTATCATGGACAACAGCTTCTTGTTCATGGTGAATGCA
- a CDS encoding succinate dehydrogenase, whose product MGAIAGAPPDNAHRKGVQPLRAGQGHTFLLRRLHSLTGIIPIGAFLIEHIISNLEIVHGPVAYAKQVLFLNSLPLVRVLEWAFIFIPLLFHAGYGVFIAIRGRSNVNVYPWAGNWMYLMQRVTGIIALLYIAQHVYFQRFAGVSLPEHPGLAYWKVQYELSNPWMVAVYVIGMIATCSHFAYGIWLFCAKWGITPGDDARRKLGYATTAFGIVLCGLGLWSIAAIVAAPMVPAVEAIPAPAEDGVVPAVPTYQLPTVQQYDSNGQPIPQNAAPQQYAPQQ is encoded by the coding sequence ATGGGCGCAATCGCAGGAGCACCACCCGATAACGCACACCGCAAGGGCGTGCAGCCGCTGCGCGCCGGTCAGGGACACACGTTCCTGCTGCGCCGGTTGCATTCGCTCACCGGCATCATTCCCATCGGCGCATTCCTGATCGAGCACATCATCTCGAACCTTGAGATCGTGCATGGCCCCGTGGCCTATGCCAAGCAGGTGCTCTTCCTGAACAGCCTGCCGCTGGTCCGCGTGCTGGAGTGGGCCTTCATCTTTATCCCATTGCTCTTCCATGCGGGATACGGCGTCTTCATCGCTATCCGCGGCCGCTCCAACGTGAATGTCTATCCGTGGGCTGGCAACTGGATGTACCTGATGCAGCGCGTCACGGGCATCATTGCCCTGCTGTACATCGCGCAGCACGTGTACTTCCAGCGCTTCGCAGGCGTCAGTCTGCCGGAGCATCCGGGCCTCGCCTACTGGAAGGTGCAGTACGAACTTTCTAATCCGTGGATGGTCGCGGTCTACGTCATCGGCATGATCGCCACCTGCTCCCACTTCGCATACGGCATCTGGCTCTTCTGCGCCAAGTGGGGCATCACCCCCGGCGACGACGCACGCCGCAAGCTTGGCTATGCCACCACCGCCTTCGGCATCGTCCTATGCGGCCTGGGTCTGTGGAGCATCGCTGCCATCGTCGCCGCGCCCATGGTTCCGGCAGTCGAAGCGATCCCTGCACCTGCGGAAGACGGAGTGGTACCAGCAGTCCCCACCTATCAGTTGCCGACCGTGCAGCAGTACGACAGCAACGGCCAGCCAATCCCGCAGAACGCGGCACCGCAGCAGTACGCGCCACAACAGTAA
- a CDS encoding inositol-3-phosphate synthase, giving the protein MEQAATQPMAKDIAPAKGKLGVMMPGMGAVATTMIAGVEAVRRGMAKPVGSMAEMGTIRLGKRTEDHSPLIKDFVPLAKLDDLVFTGWDIFGGNLFDAAKTASVLDREQLEEMRPFLEGIEPMPAAFDQRYVKRLDPKKIKTGKNKCDLANQIRNDIAEFKSKTDRQVMIWTGSTEIFLKEKAVHQTLAAFEKGLVEDDEDIAPSMLYAWACLKEGVPFINGAPNLTCDIPALRDLSKQAGAPIAGKDFKTGQTFIKTVLAPALKVRYLGLNGWYSTNILGNRDGEVLDDPDNFKTKEESKLGVLEYILQPDKHPDLYGDIFHKVRINYYPPRGDNKEGWDNIDLFGWMGYPMQLKVDFLCRDSILAAPLALDLCLFMDLAARTPSLKHLGIQEWLSFYFKAPDAAPGIHPEHDLFIQSMKLKNTLRHIMGEDLITHLGLEYYSE; this is encoded by the coding sequence ATGGAGCAGGCAGCGACGCAGCCGATGGCGAAGGATATTGCACCCGCGAAGGGAAAACTGGGCGTAATGATGCCGGGTATGGGCGCGGTAGCCACCACGATGATTGCTGGTGTGGAAGCTGTGCGGCGCGGTATGGCGAAGCCCGTGGGATCGATGGCGGAGATGGGCACCATCCGGCTGGGCAAACGCACGGAAGATCACTCGCCGCTGATCAAGGATTTTGTGCCACTGGCCAAGCTGGATGATCTGGTGTTTACGGGATGGGACATCTTCGGCGGCAACCTGTTCGATGCGGCGAAGACTGCGTCGGTGCTGGATCGCGAGCAGTTGGAAGAGATGCGTCCGTTTCTGGAAGGTATTGAACCGATGCCCGCAGCGTTTGATCAGCGTTATGTGAAGCGACTGGACCCGAAGAAGATCAAGACAGGTAAGAACAAGTGCGATCTGGCGAATCAGATTCGCAACGACATTGCGGAGTTCAAGAGCAAGACCGATCGTCAGGTGATGATCTGGACTGGGTCGACCGAAATCTTTCTCAAGGAGAAGGCGGTGCATCAGACGCTTGCCGCGTTTGAGAAGGGACTGGTGGAAGATGACGAGGACATTGCACCGTCGATGCTGTATGCATGGGCGTGTTTGAAGGAGGGTGTGCCGTTTATCAATGGTGCGCCGAACCTGACGTGCGATATTCCTGCGTTGCGTGACCTGTCGAAGCAGGCGGGAGCGCCGATTGCGGGTAAGGATTTCAAGACAGGGCAGACCTTCATCAAAACCGTGCTGGCGCCTGCGTTAAAGGTTCGTTACCTGGGATTGAATGGATGGTATTCGACGAACATCCTGGGCAATCGCGATGGTGAAGTGCTGGATGACCCGGATAACTTCAAGACGAAGGAAGAATCGAAGCTGGGCGTGCTGGAATATATTCTGCAGCCGGACAAACACCCTGACTTATACGGCGATATCTTCCACAAGGTAAGGATTAATTACTATCCTCCGCGCGGCGATAACAAGGAAGGCTGGGATAACATCGACCTCTTTGGATGGATGGGATATCCCATGCAGTTGAAGGTGGATTTCCTTTGCCGCGATTCCATTCTTGCAGCTCCGCTGGCGCTGGATCTGTGCCTGTTCATGGATCTGGCCGCGCGCACGCCGAGTTTGAAGCACCTTGGTATTCAGGAGTGGTTGAGCTTTTACTTCAAGGCTCCAGATGCTGCTCCGGGGATTCATCCTGAACATGATCTGTTCATTCAGAGCATGAAGCTGAAGAATACGCTGCGCCACATTATGGGCGAGGACCTGATTACGCATCTTGGGCTGGAGTATTACTCGGAGTAA
- a CDS encoding DUF1080 domain-containing protein, translating into MRCIYASLLVLSSISLLAQSPATTRPAGGPKPQAIPTDWNNHDGYTSLFDSATLNGWAGDAKVWSVEDNAIIGQYRSPEGARNPETFLILQGKEPADFDLRLEIRLQGVTADSGIQYRSYIAPPTPPRPGAPAMPQADPRYSVGGYQCDANFIGNYTGQVVDGHGRIIVASRSEVIHAETGKPMERIAVVGTKEELGGYWHPNEWNQMEIVARGHVLTHILNGHVMAVFIDDDTTKLREKGLIALQTAGSGTVKISFRNLWLKELQ; encoded by the coding sequence ATGCGTTGTATTTACGCGTCTCTCCTCGTGCTTTCTTCGATATCTCTCCTGGCGCAATCGCCCGCGACAACTCGTCCCGCAGGAGGGCCAAAACCGCAGGCCATTCCAACCGACTGGAACAATCACGACGGCTACACGTCACTCTTCGACAGCGCCACACTCAACGGCTGGGCAGGCGATGCAAAAGTATGGAGCGTCGAAGACAACGCCATCATCGGCCAATACCGGTCACCCGAAGGTGCACGCAATCCGGAAACATTCCTCATCCTGCAGGGCAAAGAACCTGCGGACTTCGACCTTCGTCTTGAAATCCGATTGCAGGGTGTCACCGCCGACAGTGGCATTCAGTACCGCAGCTACATCGCACCACCAACACCACCGCGTCCCGGCGCACCCGCCATGCCGCAGGCCGATCCGCGTTACAGCGTCGGCGGTTATCAATGCGATGCAAACTTCATCGGCAACTACACCGGCCAGGTGGTCGATGGCCACGGTCGCATCATCGTCGCATCACGCAGCGAAGTCATTCATGCAGAAACAGGCAAACCGATGGAACGCATCGCCGTTGTCGGCACCAAGGAAGAACTCGGTGGCTACTGGCATCCGAACGAGTGGAACCAGATGGAGATCGTCGCACGCGGCCACGTCCTCACACACATTCTCAATGGTCACGTCATGGCAGTCTTCATCGACGATGACACCACAAAACTTCGCGAGAAAGGCCTCATCGCATTGCAAACTGCAGGCTCCGGGACCGTCAAAATTTCCTTCCGCAACCTGTGGCTGAAAGAGTTGCAATAA